In Malania oleifera isolate guangnan ecotype guangnan chromosome 8, ASM2987363v1, whole genome shotgun sequence, a single window of DNA contains:
- the LOC131162794 gene encoding uncharacterized protein LOC131162794 — protein sequence MWGFGGRYYWERAGDGRREGIVVAFAWMCSEERHLKNYVQLYSSLGWDSLVCHSSCLNMFVPAKATSLAFEILDELVKELRTRRCPIVFASFSGGPKACMYKVLQIIEGNCEAQCNLDGYRLVKDCISGYIYDSSPSMGAPYLILCSEIDNLASYQILCNFSQRLQDLGANVKFVKLDGSPHVGHYRIYPSEYRAAVTELLGKATLVYSQRLQQLDGDGMGMRETYKEISRPTHNISKAAACSSHDIYGLALEPYEQFLPSSMEPREGMDIGSAEDEQKEGLIHCTKRSSAEGVLDHVLPNIYFPKNVEGWEMHYQKIKTMNLAAWKLISSKVTQCCASVYEYELYQLPFLVADLVYIGLSR from the exons ATGTGGGGATTCGGAGGAAGGTACTACTGGGAGAGAGCTGGAGATGGGAGAAGGGAAGGAATAGTGGTGGCCTTCGCGTGGATGTGCAGTGAGGAAAGGCATTTGAAGAACTATGTCCAACTATACTCCTCCCTCGGTTGGGATTCCCTCGTCTGCCATTCTAGTTGTCTCAACAT GTTTGTTCCAGCAAAGGCCACATCACTAGCATTTGAAATTCTTGATGAGCTTGTTAAG GAGCTAAGGACTAGACGTTGTCCTATTGTGTTTGCATCTTTTTCTGGTGGTCCAAAAGCTTGTATGTATAAGGTTCTTCAG ATAATTGAGGGAAACTGTGAAGCACAATGCAATCTG gatgGCTATCGGCTGGTAAAGGACTGTATATCTGGATATATTTATGATTCTAGTCCA AGCATGGGAGCCCCATATTTGATTTTATGCTCAGAAATTGATAATCTTGCTTCCTATCAAATTCTATGCAATTTTTCGCAACGATTACAAGATCTTGGAGCCAATGTCAAATTCGTGAAATTGGATGGATCTCCTCATGTTG GTCACTATCGGATCTACCCAAGTGAGTATAGGGCTGCTGTGACCGAGCTACTTGGGAAGGCAACCCTGGTTTATTCTCAGAGACTTCAACAGCTTGATGGAGATGGAATGGGTATGAGGGAGACATATAAAGAAATATCAAGGCCAACCCACAACATAAGTAAAGCAGCGGCATGCTCAAGCCACGACATCTATGGACTAGCCCTTGAGCCATACGAACAATTCTTGCCAAGCTCAATGGAACCTCGTGAGGGTATGGATATTGGCTCCGCAGAAGATGAACAGAAGGAGGGTTTGATCCATTGCACCAAACGGTCGAGTGCCGAAGGTGTTCTTGATCATGTACTTCCTAATATATACTTTCCCAAGAATGTTGAAGGGTGGGAG ATGCATTATCAGAAGATCAAAACTATGAATCTTGCAGCCTGGAAGCTAATTTCATCAAAAGTCACTCAATGTTGTGCGAGTGTTTATGAATATGAACTATATCAACTTCCTTTTCTTGTAGCTGATCTTGTTTACATTGGACTTTCAAGATga